From the genome of Varibaculum prostatecancerukia, one region includes:
- a CDS encoding HAD-IIA family hydrolase encodes MSNFNQQGGRREPQWRKRRSESGSGGNSSNQRDYSRSRDERQGDRDGYRGRRQSEGGYRDGGYRKNNRSGGKWQDRRGDNSRNDHGDRRGGNSRYERNDRRGSFRDDRGSYRGQREDNRGERRDDRREYRDDRREYRGGGQRSGRSSFGRNDRGGNRGFDRGYNRGGRRFDRDNRRDERRDERREREAQAPREGKHSYGVRDSRYRAKEWRHENEPQIPAGVKASDLDRESRAALSSLDPNNAEIVARHLVMAGSLLDVDAEEAYLHAKAAVSRAGRIAAAREACALAAYGCGKYSEALREVRAARRLSGTDSLRAIEADCERGLGKPEKALEIIAETNTSDFELLDLVELVIVQAGARHDLGESDAALLLLDQFLENHPLEDPVMLARILSYKTDLLRELGRDEEADKVAEETPEIPDTVAIVDLEEVLEADNPYVPSDLHGSRKPLVETADALLIDLDGVCYAGTRDIPNAAAGLAAARQSGIKFQFLTNNASRTPEQVAEKLKGHGIEADPAEVMTAAMDAVEILTQKIEPESKVLVIGTQALIDTVAQAGFEVVSKASEQPVAVIQGYGPEVGWKQLSEAAYAISAGALFMATNLDATLPTEDGFALGNGSLVAAVEHATGQKPFAGGKPFAGIFRKAAAHAGSTKPLAVGDRLDTDIAGAVAADMLSLHVLTGVSDAKAVALAYPDRRPSYLGLDLTDLLREHPGPVHQPTGAWTSGESAGFMVAEDGRVMRDDEPVDNGQVLSLEDYRALVAAVWDARDRGVFVHLPDLEVVREVEAVAEETASETEPAAETKSDEAADSEDQQLELLLPGEGDSENAE; translated from the coding sequence TTGAGTAATTTTAATCAGCAAGGCGGCAGACGCGAACCCCAATGGCGCAAGCGGCGCTCTGAGTCGGGCAGCGGAGGTAACTCCTCTAATCAACGCGACTACTCTAGGTCTAGAGACGAGCGGCAAGGCGATCGGGATGGCTATCGTGGGCGTAGACAATCCGAAGGCGGATACCGCGACGGAGGATATCGCAAGAACAACCGTTCAGGTGGTAAATGGCAGGATCGGCGCGGAGACAATTCCCGCAATGATCACGGCGACCGCCGCGGAGGTAACTCCCGTTATGAACGTAATGATCGCCGTGGATCCTTCCGTGATGACCGGGGCTCCTACCGGGGGCAGCGTGAGGATAATCGCGGGGAACGGCGCGATGATCGGCGCGAATATCGTGACGATCGCCGGGAATACCGCGGGGGAGGGCAGCGCTCGGGGCGCTCATCCTTTGGTCGCAATGATCGCGGCGGGAATCGAGGTTTCGATCGGGGATATAACCGGGGCGGGCGCCGCTTTGACCGGGATAATCGCCGTGATGAACGCCGTGATGAACGCCGGGAGCGGGAAGCACAAGCACCCCGAGAGGGCAAGCATTCCTACGGGGTGCGCGATTCTAGGTATCGTGCAAAAGAATGGCGCCACGAGAATGAACCGCAGATTCCTGCGGGAGTAAAAGCATCTGACCTGGATCGAGAATCCCGGGCAGCTTTATCTTCGCTGGATCCCAATAACGCAGAAATAGTTGCTCGCCACCTGGTGATGGCAGGATCTTTACTGGATGTAGATGCGGAAGAAGCCTATTTGCATGCCAAAGCGGCAGTTAGCCGCGCGGGGCGGATCGCTGCGGCACGGGAAGCCTGCGCCCTCGCCGCCTACGGATGTGGAAAATATAGTGAAGCCTTACGGGAGGTGCGAGCTGCTCGTCGCTTAAGTGGCACCGACAGTTTGCGAGCCATCGAGGCTGACTGTGAACGCGGCCTCGGCAAGCCCGAAAAAGCCCTAGAGATTATCGCTGAGACGAACACCTCGGACTTTGAACTATTAGACCTGGTAGAGCTGGTGATAGTGCAGGCAGGAGCCCGTCATGACCTAGGTGAGTCAGATGCGGCATTGCTGCTACTTGATCAATTCTTAGAAAATCACCCCCTAGAAGATCCGGTGATGTTGGCGCGGATCCTTTCCTATAAGACTGATTTGTTGCGCGAACTGGGAAGGGATGAAGAGGCGGATAAAGTCGCAGAGGAAACCCCAGAGATTCCGGACACGGTGGCCATTGTGGATCTGGAAGAAGTTCTGGAAGCCGACAACCCCTATGTACCCTCTGACCTGCATGGAAGCCGCAAACCGCTAGTAGAGACTGCCGATGCGCTGCTAATCGATTTGGATGGCGTGTGCTATGCCGGCACCCGCGACATTCCCAATGCGGCTGCCGGTTTAGCGGCGGCGCGCCAAAGCGGAATCAAGTTCCAGTTCCTAACTAACAATGCTTCCCGCACTCCCGAGCAGGTTGCGGAAAAACTTAAAGGTCACGGGATCGAAGCTGATCCGGCTGAAGTCATGACTGCGGCGATGGACGCGGTAGAGATCCTTACTCAAAAGATTGAACCGGAATCTAAAGTGCTGGTGATTGGAACTCAGGCGCTAATCGATACAGTTGCACAGGCCGGATTTGAAGTAGTTAGCAAGGCCAGTGAGCAGCCGGTGGCCGTTATTCAAGGTTACGGGCCGGAAGTTGGCTGGAAGCAACTTTCCGAGGCTGCCTACGCCATTAGTGCCGGTGCCTTGTTTATGGCAACCAACCTGGATGCTACTTTGCCCACGGAAGATGGTTTTGCCCTGGGAAACGGTTCTCTGGTGGCTGCGGTAGAACATGCGACCGGGCAAAAGCCGTTCGCAGGTGGAAAACCTTTTGCCGGGATTTTCCGGAAAGCCGCAGCTCACGCGGGATCTACTAAACCTTTGGCAGTAGGAGATCGCCTGGATACTGATATTGCGGGGGCTGTGGCTGCCGATATGCTCAGCTTGCATGTCCTCACCGGGGTATCCGATGCCAAAGCGGTAGCTTTAGCCTATCCGGATCGGCGTCCCTCCTATTTGGGATTAGATCTTACTGACTTGCTGCGAGAACATCCCGGTCCGGTGCATCAGCCTACCGGCGCCTGGACCAGCGGAGAATCAGCCGGATTTATGGTGGCCGAAGATGGACGGGTCATGCGCGACGATGAACCGGTCGATAATGGCCAGGTCCTCAGCCTAGAAGACTACCGCGCCCTGGTGGCGGCAGTTTGGGATGCCCGGGATCGGGGCGTATTCGTGCACCTGCCGGATTTGGAGGTAGTACGCGAGGTGGAAGCCGTAGCGGAAGAAACTGCCAGCGAAACAGAACCTGCAGCGGAAACGAAAAGCGATGAAGCAGCGGACAGCGAAGATCAGCAACTAGAGCTGCTGCTTCCCGGTGAGGGTGACAGTGAAAATGCCGAATAA
- a CDS encoding TlyA family RNA methyltransferase: protein MGRLRRLDRELVRRHLATSRAHAARLITSGRVSVDGQVMPKPASQIDPAQAVVVAETPDVEYASRGGYKLAGALDILGEDAPVIKGKRCLDAGASTGGFTDVLLRRGAASVMAVDVGYGQLRWNLQQDPRVEVHDRTNIRYLDPQEIGEPAQLVVGDLSFISLKLVIPALVRASTADAEYLLMVKPQFEIGREHLGSGGVVRDPEDHFHTVMGVIAAAKENGLGLQKVAASPLPGPAGNVEYFVYLVRGARMPAEDAVEKMLRDAIAAGPAGQQQSDKTNQAEGETHG, encoded by the coding sequence GTGGGGAGGCTGCGTCGGCTAGACCGCGAATTGGTGCGTAGGCATCTAGCAACTTCTCGCGCTCATGCGGCTCGGCTGATCACCTCCGGCCGGGTCAGTGTCGATGGCCAAGTAATGCCTAAACCTGCCTCCCAGATAGATCCCGCGCAAGCGGTGGTAGTAGCCGAAACCCCAGATGTGGAATACGCTTCCCGTGGCGGATATAAGCTGGCCGGCGCCCTCGATATTTTAGGGGAGGATGCACCCGTCATAAAGGGTAAACGCTGCCTGGATGCCGGAGCTTCTACCGGGGGTTTTACCGATGTTTTATTGCGGCGCGGTGCAGCCTCGGTAATGGCGGTAGATGTAGGGTACGGCCAGCTGCGTTGGAACTTGCAACAAGACCCGCGGGTGGAAGTTCATGATCGCACCAATATCCGCTACCTTGACCCCCAAGAAATCGGGGAACCGGCTCAGCTGGTAGTCGGGGATTTATCTTTTATCTCCCTAAAACTGGTTATTCCCGCCCTAGTGCGTGCCTCTACTGCTGACGCCGAATATTTGTTGATGGTCAAACCCCAGTTCGAGATTGGGCGCGAACATTTAGGCTCCGGGGGAGTGGTACGTGACCCGGAAGACCATTTCCACACGGTTATGGGAGTAATCGCGGCAGCTAAAGAAAACGGGTTAGGATTACAGAAAGTCGCGGCCTCACCGCTGCCTGGTCCGGCAGGTAATGTTGAGTACTTTGTTTACCTAGTTCGCGGGGCAAGGATGCCAGCAGAGGACGCGGTTGAGAAAATGCTAAGAGATGCAATCGCGGCCGGGCCAGCGGGGCAACAACAAAGTGATAAAACCAACCAAGCAGAGGGAGAAACTCATGGGTGA